AGCTTTAATTAATATCTTAAATGAATTAAATCTTATGCTTGAAGCAAATATACTTTTTGATGATGCCTTTGAAATTTTGATTGATTCAAATAAAGATAAAACTATAAAAGATTTTCTACTTAAATTAAAATACTCTTTTTCAAATCATTTAGATTTAGAACAAAGTTTAAAAGAGTTTAGAATTGATAGCTTTGTAATTTCCTTATTTAAGATTATACAAAATAGTGGAGAGCCCAAAAGGCATATTAAAACTTTGTATGAGATTTTAAAAGAAGAAGATGAGGTAAAAAAACAGATAAAAAAAGTTTTTGCTTATCCTTTGATTTTAGTAGGTTCATTTTTATTTGCACTTATTGGTATTTTTAATTTTGTAGTACCAAAATTTGAGAATATGTTTTTACAAAATGATATGAAATTAAGTTTTGCTACAAAGTCTCTATTTCTTGTAAAAAACATATTTGAAAACTATCTTCTATTTATTATAGTAATTCTTAGTCTAATACTCTTTTTTATATACTTAATCTACTCAAAGAGTGAGAAAATAAAGTTTTTTGTACATAGAGTTATTTTTGAAAAACTATTTATAGTAAGTAAAATATATAAGCTTCGAATGATGTATAGATTTTTTTATATTGTAAATAGTTTGC
The Arcobacter sp. F155 genome window above contains:
- a CDS encoding type II secretion system F family protein; the encoded protein is MKYKVKYQEKGKIKTLLLTEDEYLEENSLPLNIISVKKTMELNNLFSSKKRVSKRALINILNELNLMLEANILFDDAFEILIDSNKDKTIKDFLLKLKYSFSNHLDLEQSLKEFRIDSFVISLFKIIQNSGEPKRHIKTLYEILKEEDEVKKQIKKVFAYPLILVGSFLFALIGIFNFVVPKFENMFLQNDMKLSFATKSLFLVKNIFENYLLFIIVILSLILFFIYLIYSKSEKIKFFVHRVIFEKLFIVSKIYKLRMMYRFFYIVNSLLQGRYEFHETIIKSKTLINNKYFLDKITRIDSSLKSGKSIYHSFKKSDIFDELVLNIIRTAEISNSLEKTSYEIRTIYKKRFNEKVEIFSILIEPVFFILIMLLIVWIIMAIFVPLWSIGDILKI